One stretch of Chryseobacterium fluminis DNA includes these proteins:
- a CDS encoding type I restriction enzyme HsdR N-terminal domain-containing protein produces the protein MELPKLNFQETFDFKFKKDKDKFFIYDLVRKTYLLLTPEEWVRQHWIQYYLTVKCYSASALITEKKIVLNGLTKRIDLLITEKTEPVVLIECKAPHIKLTEKTFEQTARYNSVIGAKEIILTNGLQHINAYYENEQYQFYKP, from the coding sequence ATGGAACTTCCCAAACTGAATTTTCAGGAAACTTTTGATTTTAAATTCAAGAAAGACAAAGATAAGTTTTTTATTTATGATTTAGTTCGTAAAACTTACCTTTTGCTGACCCCGGAGGAATGGGTGCGCCAGCATTGGATTCAATATTATCTTACCGTAAAGTGCTACTCGGCTTCTGCATTAATTACAGAAAAAAAAATTGTCCTGAACGGTTTAACCAAACGGATCGACCTGTTGATCACAGAGAAAACAGAGCCCGTTGTTCTGATCGAATGCAAAGCACCGCATATTAAATTAACAGAAAAAACCTTTGAGCAGACGGCGAGGTATAATTCCGTGATCGGGGCAAAAGAGATTATTTTAACAAATGGTTTGCAGCATATCAATGCGTACTATGAAAATGAGCAGTACCAGTTTTATAAACCTTAA
- the holA gene encoding DNA polymerase III subunit delta, with protein sequence MKELDLILKNIKNKEVLPIYFFHGEEPYFIDLAVKALEHDFLNEDEKAFNQTVVYGKDTTYHEILSLARQFPMMGDKQVIIVKEAQDLRLAESENTALETYIQNPVASTVLVFAHKHKKLDSRKKVTKSLDKANALFLSEPVREAHLPKWIADECISLKIKTAPNISHLLAEYLGNDLSRIANELNKLKIILKEGEILDGSMVENHIGISKEYNVFELQKALGTKNSNAAFKIAHFMGKNPKNNPFVMLLASLYNYFSNVIIYNTMMGQPPQVIASQMGVNPYFIKDYAESARLYPLKHATRVISILREFDMKGKGLGAVNMGEAELIKELVYKIINVDKIKMKV encoded by the coding sequence ATGAAAGAATTAGATTTAATCCTCAAAAATATTAAAAATAAAGAAGTTTTACCGATTTATTTTTTCCATGGAGAAGAACCTTACTTTATCGATCTTGCTGTAAAAGCTCTTGAACACGATTTTTTGAATGAAGATGAAAAAGCTTTTAACCAGACCGTCGTGTATGGAAAAGATACCACCTACCACGAAATTCTTTCTTTAGCGAGGCAGTTCCCGATGATGGGAGACAAACAGGTGATCATCGTGAAGGAAGCACAGGATTTAAGATTGGCAGAAAGTGAAAATACTGCTTTAGAAACCTATATTCAGAATCCTGTAGCCTCTACGGTTTTGGTATTTGCCCATAAACATAAAAAACTGGACAGCCGGAAAAAGGTTACCAAATCACTGGATAAGGCCAACGCTCTATTTTTAAGTGAACCCGTAAGAGAAGCGCATCTTCCGAAATGGATTGCAGACGAATGTATTTCTTTAAAAATAAAAACAGCTCCCAATATTTCTCATTTGCTGGCCGAATATCTTGGAAACGACCTTTCCAGGATCGCTAACGAACTTAATAAACTGAAAATTATCCTTAAAGAAGGAGAAATTCTGGACGGCAGCATGGTGGAAAACCATATCGGAATCAGTAAAGAATATAACGTATTCGAACTGCAGAAGGCATTAGGAACAAAAAACAGCAATGCTGCTTTCAAAATTGCTCATTTTATGGGGAAAAATCCTAAAAACAATCCGTTTGTGATGTTGTTGGCCAGTCTTTACAACTATTTCTCAAACGTTATCATCTACAATACCATGATGGGCCAGCCACCCCAGGTAATCGCCTCCCAGATGGGAGTCAATCCCTATTTTATAAAAGATTATGCAGAATCTGCCAGACTTTATCCTTTGAAGCATGCTACAAGGGTCATTTCGATATTAAGGGAATTCGATATGAAAGGGAAAGGCCTTGGCGCTGTCAATATGGGTGAAGCTGAACTGATTAAGGAACTGGTGTATAAAATCATTAACGTAGATAAAATTAAGATGAAAGTTTAG
- the trxB gene encoding thioredoxin-disulfide reductase, with the protein MEQNILDCVIVGSGPSGFTAAIYAARADLKPELYTGLEPGGQLTTTTEVDNFPGYPAGITGPEMMMDLQKQAERFDTKVHYEMITRAEFSKEIGGIHKLYAGSKEILARTVIISTGATAKYLGLDDEKKYNGGGVSACATCDGFFYRGKDVVVVGAGDTAAEEATYLAKLVNKVTMLVRKDEFRASKAMIHRVRNTPNIEVKFHHELIGIEGENNLVERAVVINNQTQEKSTVDVHGIFIAIGHKPNTDIFVGQIDLDENGYIETEKGSARTNLPGVFAAGDVQDHIYRQAITAAGSGCMAAMDAEKYLAELR; encoded by the coding sequence ATGGAGCAAAACATTTTAGATTGTGTGATCGTTGGATCCGGACCTTCTGGTTTCACAGCAGCAATTTATGCTGCAAGAGCAGACTTAAAACCTGAGTTATACACAGGATTGGAGCCGGGCGGACAATTGACTACCACTACTGAAGTCGATAACTTTCCGGGATATCCTGCAGGAATTACAGGTCCTGAAATGATGATGGATTTGCAAAAGCAGGCAGAAAGATTCGATACCAAAGTGCATTATGAAATGATCACCAGAGCGGAATTTTCTAAAGAAATAGGCGGCATTCATAAATTATATGCCGGAAGTAAGGAAATTCTGGCCAGAACAGTAATTATTTCTACCGGAGCTACAGCAAAGTATTTAGGTCTTGATGACGAAAAGAAATATAACGGAGGCGGAGTTTCTGCCTGTGCTACTTGTGACGGATTTTTCTACAGAGGAAAAGATGTCGTGGTAGTAGGAGCAGGGGACACGGCTGCGGAAGAAGCAACCTACCTGGCAAAACTGGTGAATAAAGTAACCATGTTGGTACGAAAAGATGAATTCAGAGCTTCGAAAGCAATGATTCACAGGGTTCGGAATACCCCTAATATTGAAGTGAAATTTCATCATGAGCTGATCGGTATAGAAGGGGAAAACAACTTAGTGGAAAGAGCAGTGGTGATCAATAACCAGACTCAGGAAAAATCTACGGTCGATGTTCACGGAATCTTCATCGCGATCGGCCATAAACCGAATACCGATATTTTTGTAGGGCAAATTGACCTGGATGAAAACGGATATATCGAAACTGAAAAAGGATCTGCAAGAACAAATCTTCCGGGAGTTTTCGCAGCAGGTGATGTTCAGGATCATATCTACAGACAGGCGATAACAGCAGCAGGAAGCGGTTGTATGGCGGCGATGGATGCCGAGAAATACCTGGCAGAATTACGTTAG
- a CDS encoding ISAon1 family transposase, which translates to MYGVQGKTFRRQYKKSLSGFKDWLQKPHAEDWILYPENCSSSLSLDEVALSQGELYTVLTSKKAKGRKGSIVAIIKGTQSEEVIEQLLKINRKLRKNVKEITLDMAGSMKLIAKRCFPDAIKVIDRFHVQKLATEALQELRINYRWEAIEWENSLLDEAKKNREPIEIETFENGDTRKQLLARSRYLLYKSREKWTPSQMQRAEILFTEYPDLKKAYGLSDGLRKIYNQNIPKSIAMTKLAHWFRDVETSGFKSFSVLRKTIMNHYSGILNFFDRRSTNASAESFNAKIKNFRLQLRGVKDKAFFLFRLSQLFA; encoded by the coding sequence ATGTATGGGGTACAGGGAAAGACATTCCGCAGGCAATACAAAAAATCATTAAGCGGGTTCAAAGACTGGCTCCAAAAGCCCCATGCGGAAGATTGGATTCTTTATCCGGAAAATTGCTCCTCTTCTCTGTCTCTGGATGAAGTTGCTCTTTCCCAGGGAGAATTATACACGGTTCTTACTTCCAAAAAAGCAAAAGGCAGGAAAGGCAGTATTGTTGCCATTATCAAAGGTACACAGAGTGAAGAGGTCATTGAGCAGCTTCTGAAAATAAACAGGAAGCTTCGCAAAAATGTAAAGGAAATTACCCTTGATATGGCCGGGTCTATGAAGCTTATTGCCAAACGCTGTTTCCCTGATGCTATTAAGGTCATAGACCGGTTCCATGTTCAGAAGCTCGCCACTGAAGCCCTTCAGGAATTAAGGATCAACTACCGTTGGGAAGCTATAGAATGGGAAAATAGCCTGCTCGATGAAGCAAAGAAAAACAGGGAGCCTATTGAGATAGAAACGTTTGAAAACGGTGATACCCGCAAACAGCTTCTGGCAAGAAGCAGGTATTTACTCTACAAAAGCAGGGAAAAGTGGACGCCTTCTCAAATGCAGAGAGCTGAAATTTTATTTACAGAATATCCTGATTTAAAGAAGGCATATGGGTTATCGGATGGATTAAGAAAGATTTACAATCAGAATATTCCCAAATCTATTGCCATGACAAAGTTAGCGCATTGGTTCAGGGATGTTGAAACATCAGGTTTTAAATCATTCTCAGTTTTAAGAAAAACAATAATGAATCATTACAGCGGCATCTTAAACTTTTTCGACAGAAGAAGTACCAACGCTTCGGCAGAATCTTTTAATGCTAAAATTAAAAACTTCAGATTACAGCTTCGGGGAGTAAAAGACAAAGCATTTTTCCTGTTCAGACTCTCTCAACTTTTTGCATAG
- a CDS encoding ISAon1 family transposase N-terminal region protein, with amino-acid sequence MSSEKELLKLLLPEYLVEYFDITHFEEKEGLLHLYFEEKNTVPKELSSLHLQSKGFHEEITVNDFPLRGKPVKLHIRRRRWTDIKSGKILQRDWNLIAVGTRMTKDFAEFLKKISRY; translated from the coding sequence ATGTCATCTGAGAAAGAATTATTAAAATTACTGTTACCGGAATATCTGGTTGAATACTTTGATATTACCCATTTTGAAGAAAAAGAAGGATTGCTTCATCTTTATTTTGAGGAAAAAAATACTGTTCCCAAAGAGCTTTCCTCTTTGCATCTACAATCCAAAGGCTTTCATGAAGAAATCACGGTTAATGACTTTCCTCTCCGTGGAAAACCTGTAAAACTTCACATCAGACGAAGAAGATGGACCGATATAAAATCTGGTAAGATCCTGCAGAGAGACTGGAATCTCATTGCCGTTGGAACCCGCATGACAAAGGACTTTGCGGAGTTCTTAAAAAAAATCAGCCGATACTAA
- a CDS encoding type 1 glutamine amidotransferase domain-containing protein produces the protein MSKKVLFVLTSHDELGNTGLKTGFWTEELAAPYYALSDQNVEITLASPKGGQPPIDPKSEDPSSQTDATRRMDNDEVLKEKLKNTHTLSEVRSEDFDAVFYPGGHGPLWDLAEDKVSQQLIVDFYSNGKPVAFVCHAPGVLKDVKIDGEYLVKDKHVTGFTNTEEDAVQLTDIVPFLVEDTLKKNGGLYTKVEDWAPYAVVDGRLVTGQNPASSEKVAEELLKLI, from the coding sequence ATGAGCAAAAAAGTTTTATTCGTACTGACGAGTCACGATGAATTAGGAAATACAGGTTTAAAAACCGGATTCTGGACTGAAGAATTAGCAGCTCCTTATTACGCATTATCTGATCAGAATGTGGAAATAACACTCGCATCTCCTAAGGGCGGTCAACCGCCGATTGATCCAAAAAGTGAAGATCCCTCATCTCAAACGGATGCTACACGCAGAATGGACAATGATGAGGTTTTAAAGGAAAAATTAAAAAATACCCATACACTATCCGAAGTCAGAAGTGAAGATTTCGATGCCGTATTTTATCCTGGCGGCCACGGCCCGTTGTGGGATCTGGCTGAAGATAAAGTATCACAACAACTTATCGTTGATTTTTATAGCAACGGCAAGCCTGTCGCATTTGTGTGCCACGCACCCGGCGTGTTAAAGGACGTGAAGATAGACGGTGAATATCTGGTTAAGGACAAGCATGTCACGGGATTTACAAATACCGAAGAAGACGCGGTGCAGCTGACCGACATTGTCCCTTTTTTAGTGGAAGATACTCTGAAAAAGAATGGCGGGTTATATACCAAAGTCGAAGACTGGGCTCCCTATGCAGTAGTTGACGGAAGGTTGGTTACAGGACAAAATCCTGCTTCTTCTGAGAAGGTAGCCGAGGAACTTCTGAAGCTGATTTAG
- a CDS encoding FMN-dependent NADH-azoreductase, producing MKQLLHIMSSPKTKNSASRKLGQIVIEKIKEKYPDSKITAYDLAENKTTHLDEDRIEAFFTPVEIQTEEQKHSLVESDQAIQDLLKSDILVIEAPMYNWNIPSTLKAYFDQIARAQITFQYVGEGALPKGLIKDKKAIIVTSSGGIYSEGELLPYDFTTNYVRFFLNLLGIEIVNIFRVEGQAIFGFENALLKAIEKVVIDDQL from the coding sequence ATGAAGCAACTGCTACACATCATGTCCAGTCCAAAAACTAAAAATTCTGCGAGCCGAAAATTGGGACAGATTGTGATTGAAAAGATTAAAGAAAAATATCCTGATTCAAAGATTACAGCGTATGATCTTGCAGAGAATAAGACAACACATTTGGATGAAGACCGTATAGAAGCATTTTTTACACCTGTAGAAATTCAGACGGAAGAGCAAAAGCATTCTTTAGTAGAGTCAGACCAGGCGATTCAGGATCTACTGAAATCAGATATTCTTGTGATTGAAGCCCCAATGTATAACTGGAATATTCCCAGTACGTTAAAGGCCTACTTTGATCAGATTGCACGGGCGCAGATCACTTTTCAATATGTTGGTGAAGGGGCATTACCGAAAGGCTTAATAAAAGATAAAAAAGCAATCATCGTTACTTCATCCGGCGGGATCTATTCTGAGGGTGAGCTGCTACCGTATGATTTCACAACAAATTATGTCCGTTTCTTTCTGAATCTTTTAGGTATAGAGATTGTAAATATTTTTCGTGTAGAAGGACAAGCCATTTTTGGATTTGAAAATGCTCTGCTAAAAGCTATTGAAAAAGTTGTTATAGATGATCAGTTATAA
- a CDS encoding winged helix-turn-helix transcriptional regulator, which yields MKENNKTQTFTKVECADRLSAVEDAIYVLGGKWKLRIIVALVSGYHRFNEIQRSVKGISPRVLSNELKILELNGLVKRTVDSESFPVLVEYIPTDYAETLKELVSMLGNWGVNHKKRISSEIDL from the coding sequence ATGAAGGAAAATAATAAAACGCAGACTTTTACAAAAGTTGAATGTGCAGACCGTCTTTCGGCAGTTGAAGATGCGATCTATGTACTGGGAGGAAAATGGAAGCTTAGAATTATCGTTGCTTTGGTAAGTGGCTATCATAGATTTAATGAGATTCAGCGCTCTGTTAAAGGAATTTCTCCCAGAGTCCTGTCAAACGAGCTGAAGATATTGGAACTCAACGGTCTGGTAAAAAGAACTGTTGATTCAGAAAGTTTCCCTGTCCTGGTGGAATATATACCCACTGACTATGCAGAAACATTAAAAGAGTTGGTATCTATGCTGGGCAATTGGGGAGTTAATCATAAAAAAAGAATATCATCAGAGATTGATCTATAG